A window of Rubricoccus marinus contains these coding sequences:
- a CDS encoding type 1 glutamine amidotransferase domain-containing protein, which yields KGGQPPLDPSSDTDDNQTDDTRRFYADDAAQEDLASTKKLDEITVGEYDAVFYPGGHGPLWDLAEDKTSIALIEDAIQAGTPVAAVCHAPAVFRHTKAADGTPLVKGKTVTGFTNSEEEAVGLTEVVPFLVEEMLKDNGGDYSKTSDWGVHVVQDGLLITGQNPASSGPTAEALLRALESSDA from the coding sequence AAGGGCGGACAGCCGCCGCTCGACCCGTCCAGCGACACCGACGACAACCAGACCGACGACACCCGGCGCTTCTACGCCGACGACGCCGCGCAAGAGGATCTCGCCAGCACGAAAAAGCTGGACGAGATCACCGTCGGCGAGTACGACGCGGTGTTCTACCCCGGCGGCCACGGCCCGCTCTGGGACCTCGCAGAAGACAAGACCTCTATCGCGCTCATCGAAGACGCGATCCAGGCCGGGACGCCTGTCGCAGCCGTCTGCCACGCCCCCGCCGTCTTCCGGCACACGAAGGCCGCCGATGGCACGCCGCTCGTCAAGGGCAAGACCGTCACGGGCTTTACGAACTCCGAAGAGGAGGCCGTCGGGCTTACCGAGGTGGTGCCGTTCCTCGTCGAGGAGATGCTGAAGGACAACGGCGGCGACTACTCGAAAACGTCCGACTGGGGCGTGCACGTGGTTCAGGACGGGCTCCTGATCACGGGCCAGAACCCGGCGTCCTCCGGTCCTACGGCGGAGGCGCTCCTGAGGGCGCTCGAATCCAGCGACGCCTAG
- a CDS encoding heavy metal translocating P-type ATPase, whose protein sequence is MRAALREAGFSETTDRLRTIGAGERQRPVAPDPLGVRELDTERFLEEHTKQLDGGLREADLVLDGVHCAACVWLVERLPSEMEGVAEARLDLPRGRVRLRFDPEAAPLSEVAGWLARFGYALRPTRGNEGRQRTDAERALLIRLGVTWALAGNVMLLAFALYSGLADAGGPLAAAAKWASLALAVPAVVYGGAPFFQRAWASMGLAWRARDVRRLHLDTPIALGILVGLGHSAWATISGTGDVWFDSVTVLIAALLTARYIQLRSRRLAGDATERLLALLPAMARRVTSPEAQPGDAASCEAVRLDELRRGDIVEVAPGETIPADGVVARGESRVDNAVLTGESRPVPVAPEANVAAGATNLTAPLHVRVEAVGEDSRVGTLLAWVREADTGRAPVVLWADRLGGVFVLAVLGLAILTAAVWAVLDAGQIGLHVAALLVITCPCALGMATPLAFAVAGGRAARAGIFVKSDAATQALTEIDTVVLDKTGTLTEGAMRVVDHVGDAEALALSAALEAHVAHPLATAIAHAFALAPEAVTRVQAENGAGVRGTVDDREVQVGRPDWVASGCGAAPEPLASALRMAVAEGFTPVAVAVDGLWRAVLAIGDGLRIDVPDVIGAFRARGLDLHILSGDHPETVAHLARGLGIPAARAHGGIAPEAKRDRVRELQAAGRRVMVVGDGVNDAAALRQADVGVAVGGGSTASLVAADVFLTRAGLAPVLAAMDAGRTAVRTVRRALALSLGYNLLGACAAIAGLVTPLVAAIAMPVSSLLVVGIALSQRAPSRSPEGSGGAPLPFRSPTPSTP, encoded by the coding sequence GTGCGTGCGGCGCTGCGCGAGGCGGGCTTTTCGGAGACCACCGACCGGCTGCGCACCATCGGCGCGGGCGAGCGCCAGAGGCCTGTCGCGCCGGACCCGCTGGGCGTGCGCGAGCTGGACACGGAACGCTTCCTGGAGGAGCACACCAAGCAGCTCGACGGCGGATTGCGCGAGGCGGACCTGGTGCTGGACGGCGTGCACTGCGCCGCGTGCGTGTGGCTCGTGGAGCGGCTGCCGAGCGAGATGGAAGGCGTGGCCGAGGCCCGCCTGGACCTTCCGCGCGGTCGCGTCCGCCTGCGCTTCGACCCTGAGGCCGCGCCCCTCTCCGAGGTCGCCGGCTGGCTCGCGCGGTTTGGCTACGCGCTGCGCCCCACGCGCGGCAACGAAGGCCGCCAGAGGACCGACGCCGAGCGCGCGCTGCTCATCCGGCTGGGCGTGACGTGGGCGCTCGCGGGCAACGTGATGCTGCTCGCCTTCGCGCTCTACTCCGGCCTGGCCGACGCGGGAGGGCCTCTGGCGGCCGCGGCCAAGTGGGCCAGCCTCGCGCTCGCCGTCCCGGCCGTCGTGTACGGTGGGGCGCCGTTTTTCCAGCGCGCGTGGGCCAGCATGGGCCTGGCGTGGCGCGCGCGAGACGTGCGGCGGCTACACCTCGATACGCCCATCGCGCTCGGCATCCTGGTCGGCCTCGGGCACAGCGCGTGGGCGACGATCTCCGGGACGGGCGACGTGTGGTTCGATTCCGTCACCGTTCTGATCGCCGCGCTGCTCACGGCGCGCTACATCCAGCTCCGCTCCCGTCGCCTCGCGGGCGACGCGACCGAGCGGCTCCTCGCACTTCTCCCCGCGATGGCCCGCCGCGTGACGTCGCCAGAGGCTCAACCCGGGGACGCGGCCTCTTGCGAGGCCGTCCGCCTGGACGAACTGCGGCGAGGCGATATTGTGGAGGTCGCTCCCGGCGAGACGATCCCCGCGGATGGCGTGGTCGCAAGAGGCGAGAGCCGCGTGGACAACGCCGTGCTGACGGGCGAGAGCCGCCCGGTCCCCGTCGCGCCAGAGGCGAACGTGGCCGCTGGCGCGACGAATCTGACCGCGCCGCTGCACGTCCGCGTCGAGGCCGTCGGCGAGGACTCGCGGGTGGGGACGCTTCTGGCGTGGGTCCGCGAGGCAGATACGGGCCGCGCGCCCGTTGTGCTGTGGGCGGACAGGCTGGGCGGCGTGTTTGTGCTCGCCGTGCTCGGGCTCGCGATCCTCACCGCCGCCGTCTGGGCCGTTCTCGACGCCGGACAGATCGGCCTCCACGTCGCGGCGCTGCTCGTCATCACGTGCCCGTGCGCCCTTGGCATGGCGACGCCTCTGGCGTTCGCGGTCGCCGGCGGGCGGGCGGCACGAGCCGGGATCTTTGTCAAGAGCGACGCCGCGACGCAGGCGCTGACCGAGATTGACACCGTCGTCCTGGACAAGACCGGGACGCTGACCGAGGGCGCGATGCGCGTCGTCGATCACGTCGGCGATGCGGAGGCGCTCGCGCTCTCGGCGGCGCTCGAAGCGCACGTCGCGCATCCTCTGGCGACAGCCATCGCGCACGCGTTCGCCCTCGCGCCAGAGGCCGTGACGCGCGTCCAGGCCGAGAACGGCGCCGGCGTCCGCGGGACAGTAGACGACCGCGAGGTGCAGGTCGGCCGCCCGGACTGGGTGGCGAGCGGCTGCGGCGCCGCGCCCGAGCCTCTGGCGTCGGCGCTGCGCATGGCGGTAGCCGAGGGCTTCACGCCCGTCGCGGTCGCCGTGGACGGCCTCTGGCGGGCCGTTCTCGCCATTGGCGACGGACTGCGCATCGACGTGCCCGATGTGATCGGCGCGTTCCGCGCCAGAGGCCTGGACCTCCACATCCTCTCCGGCGACCACCCCGAAACAGTCGCGCACCTCGCGCGGGGGCTCGGCATTCCGGCCGCACGCGCGCACGGGGGCATCGCGCCAGAGGCCAAGCGCGACCGCGTGCGGGAGCTGCAAGCCGCCGGGCGGCGCGTGATGGTGGTCGGCGATGGCGTCAACGACGCCGCCGCGCTCCGCCAGGCCGACGTGGGCGTGGCCGTCGGCGGCGGCAGCACTGCCAGCCTCGTCGCGGCCGACGTGTTCCTGACGCGCGCGGGCCTCGCGCCGGTTCTCGCGGCGATGGACGCCGGACGGACGGCCGTGCGCACGGTCCGTCGCGCGCTTGCGCTCTCGCTGGGCTACAACCTGCTGGGCGCCTGCGCCGCCATCGCGGGGCTCGTCACGCCGCTTGTGGCGGCCATCGCCATGCCCGTCTCGTCGCTCCTCGTCGTCGGGATCGCTTTGTCGCAGCGGGCGCCAAGCCGCTCGCCAGAGGGCTCTGGCGGCGCCCCTCTCCCCTTCCGCAGCCCCACGCCCTCTACGCCGTGA
- a CDS encoding excinuclease ABC subunit UvrA, translated as MPSGPHDVRPPGFVRVRGARENNLKDLSVEVPRDALVVFTGVSGSGKSSLAFGTLYAEAQRRYLESVSPYARRLFHQVGAPDVDAIEGLPPAVALQQQRGAPTARSSVGSVTTLSNLVRMLYSRAGTYPEGQGIVYAEGFSPNTPEGACPTCHGQGQVFDVTEASMVPDPSLTIRERAVAAWPQAWGGKNQRDILVTLGIDVDVPWRDLPPETREWILFTDEQPVVPVYRDRTPEETRRAVESGLQPNYKGTFSSARRHVLHTFGSSKSAAMKRRAQAYMVAEPCPTCHGKRLRPEALAVTFAGIDITEFSRLPLKDVSALLRPYAVGTEDGHADLAERHPEQALARQRLAEDLVARLDVLLNLGLGYLQLERSTPTLSPGELQRLRLATQLYSNLFGVVYVLDEPSAGLHPADTEALLAALLALKAAGNSLFVVEHDLDVVRRADWLVDVGPYAGEHGGEILYSGPPEGLRGVEASKTAAFLFALDRQAEHAPRTPSGWLELRDVTRHNLTDLSVRFPLGVLTCVTGVSGSGKSTLVSQVLADTLSAHLGQSRALGSGVAPEADVYEEDEEASAPGTLARLGGDVAALSRLVRVDQKPIGRTPRSNLATYTGLFDHVRKLFASTPLARERRYKPGRFSFNVKGGRCEHCQGEGWVTVELLFLPSVYAPCPVCHGSRYNAETLDVQYRGRTIAEVLDLTVEAAWDFFQDDEAVFRSLDTLREVGLGYLRLGQPATELSGGEAQRVKLATELQRSGRGQTLYLLDEPTTGLHPADVERLAAQLARLVDAGHTVIAVEHDMQLVVGSDWVIDVGPGAGDEGGTIVAEGSPHEVAEARDSRTAPYLALALNGET; from the coding sequence ATGCCTTCTGGCCCCCATGACGTTCGTCCGCCCGGCTTTGTCCGCGTGCGCGGCGCGCGAGAGAACAACCTGAAAGACCTGTCCGTGGAGGTGCCTCGCGATGCCCTTGTCGTCTTTACCGGGGTCTCGGGATCGGGGAAGTCCTCTCTGGCCTTTGGGACGCTGTACGCGGAAGCCCAGCGGCGGTACCTCGAATCGGTCTCGCCGTACGCCCGCCGCCTGTTCCACCAGGTCGGCGCGCCCGACGTGGACGCCATCGAGGGCTTGCCGCCCGCGGTCGCCTTGCAACAGCAACGCGGCGCGCCCACCGCCCGCTCGTCGGTAGGCAGCGTGACCACGCTGTCCAACCTGGTTCGGATGCTGTACTCGCGCGCTGGAACGTACCCGGAAGGGCAAGGCATCGTCTATGCGGAGGGGTTCTCGCCCAACACCCCCGAGGGGGCCTGCCCCACGTGCCACGGTCAGGGACAGGTGTTCGATGTCACGGAAGCCTCGATGGTCCCCGACCCCTCCCTCACCATCCGCGAGCGGGCTGTGGCGGCCTGGCCACAGGCCTGGGGCGGCAAAAACCAGCGCGACATCCTCGTCACGCTGGGAATCGACGTGGACGTACCGTGGCGTGACCTCCCGCCGGAAACCCGCGAGTGGATTCTCTTCACCGACGAGCAGCCGGTTGTGCCGGTGTACCGCGACCGGACTCCCGAGGAGACCCGCCGCGCTGTTGAGAGCGGTCTCCAGCCCAACTACAAGGGCACGTTTTCCAGCGCCCGGCGCCACGTCCTGCACACCTTCGGCTCGTCGAAAAGCGCGGCTATGAAGCGCAGGGCGCAGGCCTACATGGTTGCCGAGCCCTGCCCTACGTGCCACGGCAAGCGGCTGCGGCCCGAAGCGTTGGCCGTCACGTTTGCAGGGATCGACATCACCGAGTTCTCGCGGTTACCCCTGAAAGACGTCTCCGCGCTGCTTCGCCCGTACGCCGTCGGGACCGAGGACGGGCACGCGGACCTCGCGGAACGGCATCCCGAGCAAGCCTTGGCCCGGCAGCGTCTGGCGGAGGATCTCGTGGCGCGGCTGGACGTGCTGCTCAACCTGGGCTTGGGCTATTTGCAACTGGAACGTTCTACGCCCACGCTCTCGCCCGGCGAACTGCAGCGCCTCCGCTTGGCCACGCAGTTGTACTCCAACCTTTTTGGCGTGGTGTACGTCCTCGACGAGCCCTCGGCCGGGTTGCACCCTGCGGATACCGAAGCGCTTCTGGCGGCGCTCCTCGCGCTCAAAGCGGCGGGGAACTCCCTGTTCGTCGTGGAGCACGATCTCGACGTGGTGCGCCGCGCCGACTGGTTGGTGGATGTCGGGCCCTACGCTGGGGAGCACGGCGGGGAGATCCTCTACAGCGGACCGCCAGAGGGTTTGCGAGGCGTTGAGGCCTCCAAGACCGCCGCGTTCTTGTTCGCATTGGATCGGCAGGCTGAGCACGCGCCGCGCACGCCTTCCGGGTGGCTGGAACTCCGCGACGTGACGCGCCACAACCTCACAGACCTGAGCGTTCGGTTTCCTCTCGGCGTGCTGACGTGCGTGACCGGCGTGTCGGGCTCGGGCAAGTCGACACTGGTCAGCCAGGTGCTCGCGGACACGCTGTCGGCGCACCTCGGCCAGAGCAGAGCCCTCGGCAGCGGTGTGGCGCCAGAGGCCGATGTCTATGAGGAGGACGAGGAAGCCTCGGCACCCGGTACCCTCGCGCGACTGGGCGGCGACGTCGCGGCGTTGTCCCGGTTGGTACGGGTGGACCAGAAGCCGATCGGCCGTACACCGCGGAGCAACCTGGCGACGTACACCGGGCTTTTCGACCACGTCCGCAAACTGTTCGCCTCGACGCCTCTGGCGCGCGAGCGGCGGTACAAGCCCGGTCGCTTCTCGTTCAACGTCAAAGGCGGGCGCTGCGAGCACTGCCAAGGCGAAGGCTGGGTCACGGTCGAGTTGTTGTTCCTGCCGAGCGTGTACGCGCCGTGCCCGGTCTGCCACGGATCGCGCTACAACGCCGAAACCCTCGATGTGCAGTACCGGGGCCGCACCATCGCCGAAGTGCTAGACCTAACGGTGGAGGCTGCCTGGGACTTTTTCCAGGACGACGAGGCCGTCTTCCGCAGTCTGGATACCCTCCGCGAGGTAGGACTGGGATACCTCCGGCTCGGGCAGCCCGCCACCGAACTCTCAGGTGGAGAAGCGCAGCGCGTCAAACTCGCCACCGAGTTGCAGCGCTCTGGGCGGGGACAGACGCTGTACCTCCTGGACGAGCCCACGACGGGCCTGCACCCCGCCGATGTGGAGCGACTTGCGGCCCAACTCGCGCGGCTGGTCGACGCGGGGCATACGGTGATCGCTGTGGAGCACGACATGCAACTCGTGGTCGGCAGCGATTGGGTCATCGACGTCGGCCCCGGGGCGGGCGACGAAGGCGGCACCATCGTCGCGGAAGGGAGCCCACACGAAGTCGCGGAGGCCAGGGACAGCCGGACGGCGCCGTACCTGGCGCTGGCCCTGAACGGCGAGACGTGA
- the yidD gene encoding membrane protein insertion efficiency factor YidD, with product MTRSPLLMLLVWASGAAAQADGWDWGWSAPDTTWAEDALLHTLDAPEAGLGQVALRYYQREVSPRMARPCPAWPSCSMYARYSVGRWGLVPGSLMTIDRLFFRENAAFVGGQTTFTFRLDGRTRVYDPPDANTAPTLRDWRQLHPNYRARFHPPPDELASGDGASGARGPQQRRGVGI from the coding sequence GTGACCCGGTCCCCACTCCTCATGCTGCTCGTCTGGGCCTCTGGCGCTGCCGCGCAAGCGGACGGGTGGGACTGGGGCTGGTCGGCCCCGGACACCACCTGGGCGGAGGACGCGCTTCTCCACACCCTCGACGCGCCAGAGGCCGGTCTGGGCCAGGTGGCGCTCCGCTACTACCAGCGCGAGGTGTCGCCACGGATGGCGCGCCCGTGCCCCGCGTGGCCCTCGTGCTCGATGTACGCCCGCTACAGCGTCGGCCGGTGGGGCCTCGTGCCCGGCTCACTGATGACGATCGACCGCCTCTTTTTCCGCGAGAACGCCGCCTTCGTCGGCGGCCAGACCACCTTCACGTTCCGTCTCGATGGCCGAACCCGCGTGTATGACCCGCCCGATGCCAACACAGCCCCGACGCTGCGAGACTGGCGCCAGCTTCACCCGAACTACCGCGCTCGCTTCCATCCTCCTCCTGATGAGTTGGCCTCTGGCGATGGCGCCTCGGGCGCAAGAGGCCCCCAACAACGCCGCGGCGTCGGCATCTGA
- a CDS encoding sulfite exporter TauE/SafE family protein gives MLDLAAVFAAGLLGSAHCVGMCGGLVAVLSRGAGPATARQGAYFAGKTATYAALGALAGLIGVSASAAASGAQIVVSVAMGLVLVVIGLGLCGVLRIGREPGRDVVGRWLRPALRRVLRSRSPGVPLALGALNGLLPCGLVYGMLAKAATTGSASGGALTMTAFGLATLPALGLAGVLGSRLSLERRVWLQRAGGVLIVGLGLLTIGRAAMAVDLGAPAPAAHDWMCVPGAD, from the coding sequence GTGCTCGACCTCGCCGCCGTTTTCGCCGCAGGCCTCCTGGGCAGCGCGCACTGCGTGGGCATGTGCGGGGGATTGGTGGCGGTCCTCAGCCGCGGCGCGGGGCCGGCCACCGCGCGGCAGGGCGCGTACTTCGCGGGCAAGACGGCGACCTACGCCGCGCTCGGCGCGCTGGCCGGACTGATCGGCGTCTCGGCGTCGGCGGCGGCCTCTGGCGCGCAGATCGTCGTGAGCGTTGCGATGGGGCTCGTGCTCGTCGTGATCGGCCTCGGGCTGTGCGGCGTGCTCCGGATCGGTCGCGAGCCGGGGCGCGACGTGGTGGGACGGTGGCTCCGGCCCGCGCTGCGGCGCGTGCTTCGGAGCCGTTCGCCGGGCGTGCCGCTGGCGCTGGGCGCGCTCAACGGGCTGCTCCCGTGCGGGCTCGTCTACGGGATGCTCGCCAAGGCCGCCACGACGGGCTCGGCCTCTGGCGGCGCGCTCACGATGACCGCGTTCGGGCTGGCAACGCTGCCCGCGCTGGGCCTCGCGGGCGTTCTCGGCTCGCGTCTCTCGCTGGAGCGCCGGGTGTGGCTTCAGCGGGCCGGCGGCGTGCTCATTGTCGGCCTCGGGCTTCTCACGATCGGCCGCGCCGCGATGGCTGTCGACCTCGGAGCGCCCGCCCCGGCTGCGCACGACTGGATGTGCGTGCCGGGCGCCGACTAG
- the ccoS gene encoding cbb3-type cytochrome oxidase assembly protein CcoS: MIVLYLLVPLAIALAGAAVLAFRWAVRDGQFHDTDTPALRILLDDDSTSDR, translated from the coding sequence GTGATCGTCCTGTACCTCCTCGTGCCCCTGGCGATCGCTCTGGCGGGCGCGGCGGTCCTCGCCTTCCGCTGGGCCGTCCGCGACGGCCAGTTCCACGACACCGACACGCCCGCCCTCCGCATCCTCCTCGACGACGACTCCACCTCGGACCGATGA
- a CDS encoding T9SS type A sorting domain-containing protein, giving the protein MIRLAAVAVLALIVAPTARAGQYTWIAGLGGDWSSTNNWEGTCPPDCEYPKEQDDIAIIPGPARITLDQPITIGTLILGPGVELVGTFGLTAGVTIIEGDFTIANPRLTGGAITITASARGNGPGVLSGTQLTCHLDGGSNLCDLSNIEIAVPSVSLIGSASMALHTSAAPSLASLYLDNEPLGPGGPPPGSITFSGPPATFDLSSLTLFDRFSSVTFAESDVTIADVEIHPEGDNGLRDMETLLVTGAMLWDGGTVETRSGFTLASGAVATASGNVFVSGAMDVLGRLNWEANNITLNSEGGEPDAADGHLTIQNGGVLNATVISGTIKGSGSLSVHGLLNAAYVGPSPDKTIRVEPDSLHFEDATVLIVDDTILQLGQPIGRTPLAIIGSHFDVDDDATLEIASDALYSCDDDTFIGSGTLRFEDGGFQTGTYHCDADIHVDLLVGQAANGVADLSGATVVADRIEVTAGTLRLPAETRTSILVVPATVEFATGSTPLALSELHVTGTASFGGRPVTVADVFSFGLSSASLIEETPLLSLSPGVDAQWDRGTIAATEMTVEEGATLDLVVNTSVVGGTLTNHGTIRHLTGDLSISGRLLNRGRYALEATGDGIDITGAGTFENEGRFERHTSLSRPVIRAAFVNRDTLDVDEGEIEFANLGNSTTLTNEGVIVGRSGVIELPNVSDVGGTVSPGHPDDPTDWLIFPQDVTLIAGSTVEMDIGGTTAIAEYDVVNVDVDGALYGSVQVRLVDGFVPAVGDRFAVMACGNTCDAAPEALNLPDGVLGTIEVSPRLVELVIAGVSVDAEAPPGETPEVLPTVFALHAPAPNPSSAAVAIGYDLPVSADVLLSLHDMRGRQVAVVSEGLRPAGRHAAEVDLRPLAPGVYVARLATGDQVFVRRLTVVR; this is encoded by the coding sequence ATGATCCGCCTCGCCGCCGTCGCCGTCCTCGCGTTAATCGTTGCCCCCACGGCCCGCGCCGGCCAGTACACCTGGATCGCCGGCCTCGGAGGTGACTGGAGTAGCACCAACAACTGGGAGGGGACGTGCCCTCCCGATTGCGAGTACCCCAAGGAACAGGACGACATCGCGATCATCCCCGGTCCCGCGCGCATCACGCTAGACCAACCGATCACCATTGGCACCCTCATTCTGGGGCCGGGTGTCGAGTTGGTCGGGACGTTTGGGCTCACGGCCGGGGTCACGATCATTGAGGGCGACTTCACGATTGCCAACCCGCGCCTTACGGGGGGCGCGATCACCATCACCGCCTCGGCCAGGGGGAACGGTCCGGGCGTGCTGTCCGGCACGCAACTCACGTGTCACCTGGATGGCGGCTCAAACCTGTGCGACCTCTCGAACATCGAAATCGCGGTCCCGAGCGTGAGCCTTATCGGGAGCGCTAGCATGGCGCTCCATACCAGCGCTGCGCCATCGCTGGCCTCGCTCTACCTCGACAACGAGCCCCTCGGACCCGGCGGGCCTCCCCCCGGCTCGATTACCTTTTCGGGGCCTCCCGCCACCTTCGACCTGTCCAGCCTCACGCTGTTCGACCGGTTCTCATCGGTGACGTTTGCGGAAAGCGATGTGACGATCGCGGACGTGGAGATCCATCCCGAAGGAGACAACGGCCTTCGTGACATGGAGACCCTCCTGGTGACCGGTGCCATGCTGTGGGACGGCGGGACGGTCGAGACCCGAAGCGGGTTTACGCTGGCCTCTGGCGCCGTCGCAACCGCCAGCGGCAACGTGTTCGTTTCCGGGGCAATGGACGTGCTCGGCCGGCTGAACTGGGAGGCCAACAACATCACGCTCAACTCTGAAGGTGGAGAGCCCGACGCGGCCGACGGGCACCTCACGATCCAGAACGGCGGCGTTCTCAACGCGACGGTGATCTCGGGCACCATCAAGGGGTCGGGATCGCTGAGCGTGCACGGCCTCCTTAACGCGGCCTACGTCGGCCCGAGCCCCGACAAGACCATTCGCGTGGAGCCGGACAGCCTTCACTTCGAAGACGCGACGGTGCTCATCGTCGACGACACGATTCTCCAGCTTGGACAGCCCATCGGCCGCACGCCTCTGGCGATCATCGGCAGCCACTTCGACGTCGATGACGACGCCACGCTGGAGATCGCGAGCGACGCACTCTACTCGTGCGACGACGACACGTTTATCGGAAGCGGGACGCTTCGGTTCGAGGACGGAGGCTTTCAGACCGGCACCTACCACTGCGATGCGGACATTCACGTCGACCTCCTCGTCGGCCAAGCGGCCAACGGCGTTGCCGACCTCTCGGGCGCGACGGTCGTCGCGGACCGGATCGAGGTCACGGCGGGCACGCTCCGGCTCCCCGCAGAGACCCGGACCAGCATCCTCGTTGTGCCTGCGACGGTCGAGTTCGCGACGGGCAGCACGCCTCTGGCGCTGAGCGAGTTGCACGTTACGGGCACGGCCAGCTTTGGCGGGCGCCCCGTTACCGTTGCGGACGTGTTCTCCTTTGGCCTCTCGTCCGCCTCCCTTATCGAGGAAACGCCGCTTCTGAGCCTGAGCCCAGGCGTGGACGCCCAGTGGGATCGCGGAACGATCGCCGCGACAGAGATGACGGTTGAGGAAGGCGCGACGCTCGACCTCGTCGTCAACACCAGCGTCGTGGGTGGGACCCTGACCAACCACGGCACGATCCGCCACCTCACGGGCGACCTCAGCATCTCAGGCCGTCTCCTCAACCGGGGGCGCTACGCGCTCGAAGCCACAGGCGACGGCATCGACATCACCGGCGCCGGCACGTTCGAGAACGAAGGACGCTTTGAGCGGCACACGTCGCTCAGCCGCCCCGTCATCCGCGCGGCGTTCGTCAACCGGGACACGCTCGACGTCGACGAGGGCGAGATCGAGTTCGCGAACCTCGGCAACTCGACAACGCTCACGAACGAGGGCGTCATCGTGGGCCGCTCGGGCGTGATCGAGCTTCCAAACGTATCCGACGTGGGCGGGACGGTCAGCCCCGGGCACCCGGACGACCCCACCGACTGGCTCATCTTCCCGCAGGACGTGACACTGATCGCGGGTAGCACTGTCGAGATGGACATCGGCGGCACCACGGCCATCGCGGAGTACGATGTGGTCAATGTGGACGTCGACGGGGCGCTGTACGGAAGCGTTCAGGTTCGCCTCGTGGATGGCTTTGTCCCCGCCGTAGGTGACCGATTTGCCGTCATGGCTTGCGGCAACACGTGCGACGCCGCGCCAGAGGCCCTGAACTTGCCCGACGGCGTTCTGGGTACCATCGAGGTGTCGCCTCGCCTTGTCGAGCTGGTCATTGCAGGCGTGAGCGTAGACGCGGAGGCGCCTCCGGGCGAGACGCCAGAGGTGCTCCCGACGGTGTTCGCGTTGCACGCGCCCGCCCCGAACCCGTCCTCCGCCGCGGTGGCGATCGGGTATGACCTCCCCGTGAGCGCAGACGTACTCCTCTCTCTCCACGACATGCGCGGACGCCAGGTCGCCGTTGTTTCCGAAGGCCTCCGCCCCGCGGGACGCCACGCCGCAGAAGTAGACCTCAGGCCTCTGGCGCCAGGCGTCTACGTGGCCCGGCTCGCGACCGGCGACCAGGTGTTTGTGCGACGGCTGACGGTTGTCCGGTAA